A genomic window from Leishmania major strain Friedlin complete genome, chromosome 18 includes:
- a CDS encoding putative vacuolar protein sorting complex subunit translates to MTWNKAADHLIVVLNTGFVHFYNYCGATAATSLPMEIPVVCTSCDNGFVALVDTATEAKLVLVHLGPQKEYSVRELSLPQSIRQFMRTIALVALDESADKRHTTEVFLSYSPWSSNSFICRCIFGASNSSFLELDVPVEGGRVLEMCRSPTGRAVAFMMLDGSVYSTNSGFSEVSLLRRTDTTPESFVQMTWCGNHCVAYLQRMQYGSASGEGECEEYSCSLFLMNVDEPDNSDCISDLPFDGCLLPEKDGVWVLSRESLYFLQIAPLAVQRVFSVGSRAAGAMLVATYDEFMTGDASAVRMLRNLEHTSGALVEAVADCVAAAGFEFDAAQQKRLLRIAAFGRTFCSLCDSSSFMAMSKRLRVRNHLRLEPLGMIVTDQELADLGEVRLLQRLTMCSEHQLAFCVAEALGSDLKPVMLDWAMCRLARVSVHSKDEEREVAKQIVKKLKACRFTAFAELAQQAKVAGRGAAAVVLLDAEVNPSQQVPMLLSIGEPDMALKRAIQAANADLVFTVMVHMIRSRGSAALATLTSHKISCDLLLQYVGVCEGNQQLMAEYFNKHPRVQAYFHLRSYFREETRLGHALSQSMESGNWEMLQECKGVDIQAAIVSTKKAVEQSPRPQSTTTAVSPIVGGGIAFPASMIDERFLQLQSSLLDEQTQLMNEYKDYRFLQASAADTIRYALEHGRTSVAQRLKNAFCVPEKMFQRCMLSAYLCTSQWDLIDDMSGISSNKKTLLDGEAFVTALLSYKRPQQAKQYISRIPKIETRMEYYVLCSDWFGAGADCKRSNDPDLLAQLKDRAKGNPDALRQIEEGWNTLPHTSGISFPKFF, encoded by the coding sequence ATGACATGGAACAAGGCAGCTGATCACCTGATAGTAGTTTTGAATACAGGGTTCGTCCACTTTTACAACTATTGCGgtgcaacggcagcgacatCTTTGCCGATGGAAATACCGGTTGTCTGTACATCTTGCGACAACGGGTTTGTTGCACTGGTTGACACCGCAACTGAAGCGAAGCTTGTACTTGTGCACCTTGGGCCACAAAAGGAGTACTCAGTGCGGGAGCTCTCTTTGCCGCAGAGCATTCGCCAGTTCATGAGGACAATCGCACTCGTCGCCCTTGACGAAAGCGCTGACAAAAGACACACAACAGAGGTGTTTCTTTCGTATTCACCGTGGTCCTCGAACTCATTCATTTGTCGGTGCATTTTCGGCGCCTCGAACTCGTCTTTCTTAGAGCTCGATGTGCCAGTCGAGGGAGGGCGCGTTCTGGAGATGTGCCGCTCGCCCACcggccgcgccgtcgcgttTATGATGCTAGATGGGTCGGTATACTCGACGAATAGCGGATTCTCTGAGGTTTCTCTGCTTAGGCGTACTGACACGACTCCGGAAAGTTTTGTGCAGATGACGTGGTGTGGAAACCATTGTGTTGCATATCTACAACGAATGCAGTACGGCAGCGCGTCGGGTGAGGGTGAATGTGAGGAATACTCCTGCTCACTATTCTTGATGAACGTCGACGAACCTGACAACAGTGACTGCATCTCTGACTTACCGTTTGATGGTTGTCTTCTTCCTGAGAAGGACGGTGTTTGGGTGCTCTCTAGAGAGTCGTTATATTTCTTACAGATTGCCCCGCTTGCCGTCCAGCGCGTTTTTTCTGTCGGTTCGCGGGCCGCTGGGGCGATGCTTGTGGCAACTTACGATGAGTTTATGACCGGAGATGCGTCTGCCGTGCGAATGCTACGGAATCTTGAGCACACCTCAGGCGCGCTGGTGGAAGCGGTCGCTGActgcgttgctgcagcgggCTTCGAGTTTGACGCGGCGCAACAGAAGCGGCTGTTGAGAATCGCCGCATTTGGCCGAACGTTTTGTTCCCTCTGTGATTCAAGCTCATTCATGGCCATGTCGAAGCGACTGCGTGTGCGCAATCATCTTCGTCTCGAGCCGCTGGGCATGATAGTGACTGACCAGGAGCTCGCCGACCTCGGCGAGGTGCGCCTTCTACAGCGTCTTACAATGTGTAGTGAACATCAGCTAGCCTTTTGTGTGGCAGAAGCTCTTGGGTCAGATTTGAAGCCAGTGATGCTGGACTGGGCGATGTGCAGGCTGGCGCGTGTCTCTGTTCACAGCAAGGATGAGGAGCGGGAGGTCGCGAAGCAAATAGTCAAGAAGCTGAAGGCGTGTAGATTCACTGCATTCGCAGAGTTGGCACAGCAGGCTAAGGTcgccggccgcggcgccgccgcggtggtaCTGCTGGATGCAGAGGTGAATCCGTCTCAGCAAGTGCCGATGCTGCTCAGCATAGGCGAGCCTGACATGGCCTTGAAGCGCGCCATTCAAGCCGCTAACGCAGATCTGGTGTTCACTGTCATGGTTCACATGatccgcagccgcggctCCGCTGCGCTTGCCACCTTGACATCGCACAAAATTTCGTGCGATCTGCTGCTGCAATACGTGGGGGTGTGCGAAGGCAATCAGCAGCTCATGGCGGAGTACTTCAACAAACACCCACGGGTTCAGGCCTACTTCCATCTGCGCAGCTACTTTCGCGAGGAAACACGACTGGGACACGCGCTGTCGCAGTCGATGGAAAGCGGAAATTGGGAAATGCTACAAGAATGCAAAGGCGTGGACATCCAGGCTGCTATTGTCTCGACCAAAAAGGCTGTAGAGCAGAGCCCACGCCCGCAGTCGACCACCACGGCCGTTTCTCCGATCGTCGGTGGCGGGATTGCGTTCCCAGCTTCCATGATCGATGAGCGCTTTTtgcagctgcagagcagCCTCCTCGACGAGCAGACTCAGCTTATGAACGAGTACAAGGACTACCGCTTCCTGCaggccagcgccgccgacacgATCCGCTACGCCCTCGAGCATGGACGCACTTctgtcgcgcagcggctgaaGAATGCGTTTTGTGTACCAGAGAAGATGTTCCAGCGGTGCATGCTCAGTGCCTACTTGTGCACTAGTCAGTGGGACCTCATTGACGACATGAGCGGCATCTCGTCCAACAAGaagacgctgctggacggcgaGGCTTTTGTCACCGCCTTGCTCTCCTACAAGCGCCCGCAGCAGGCAAAACAGTATATTTCGCGTATTCCAAAGATCGAGACGCGGATGGAATACTACGTGCTCTGCAGCGACTGGTTCGGTGCAGGTGCCGACTGCAAGCGGAGCAACGACCCCGATTTGCTAGCGCAGCTGAAGGACCGCGCCAAAGGGAATCCAGATGCACTGCGTCAGATCGAAGAGGGCTGGAACACACTGCCCCACACGTCAGGCATCAGCTTTCCCAAGTTCTTTTAG
- the PKAC1 gene encoding protein kinase A catalytic subunit, producing the protein MITKAEASQWRLSDLEMRETVGTGTFGRVRLVKHKGTGQYAALKILKKQEILRMKQVDHVMAEASLLQEIDHPFIVSMLRGYMDKNRLYILLEYVVGGELFSHLRKAGKFPNDVSKFYCAEVILAFDYLHNKTIVYRDLKPENILLDQDGNIKITDFGFAKRVTERTFTLCGTPEYLAPEIIQSKGHNKAVDWWALGILLYEMLVGYPPFFDDSPMKIYEKILVGKVLFPRWVDSKARDFIKGLLSLDPTKRLGNLPNGTEDIKNHKYFAEVDWNVVLSKKIPAPIPVRQHKEGDTHYFDKYPDSPLNPLRTLTPAQQDCFANFCNGQYTDE; encoded by the coding sequence ATGATCACCAAGGCCGAAGCTTCCCAATGGAGGCTGAGCGACTTGGAGATGCGTGAGACGGTCGGCACCGGCACTTTCGGCCGAGTACGCTTGGTGAAGCACAAAGGAACAGGCCAGTACGCGGCCCTCAAGATCCTGAAGAAGCAGGAGATTCTCCGAATGAAGCAGGTCGACCACGTGATGGCGGAGGCAAGTCTTCTCCAGGAGATCGACCACCCTTTTATTGTGAGCATGCTGCGGGGATACATGGACAAGAACCGGCTGTACATTCTCCTCGAGTACGTGGTAGGCGGCGAGCTGTTTTCGCATCTCCGCAAGGCCGGCAAGTTCCCTAATGATGTCTCGAAGTTCTACTGCGCCGAGGTGATCCTAGCATTTGACTACCTGCACAACAAGACGATCGTTTACCGTGATCTGAAGCCGGAGAACATTCTCCTCGACCAGGACGGCAACATAAAGATCACGGATTTCGGATTCGCGAAGCGCGTGACGGAGCGTACGTTTACGCTTTGTGGCACACCCGAGTACCTAGCACCCGAGATCATTCAGAGCAAGGGGCACAACAAGGCTGTCGACTGGTGGGCGCTCGGCATCCTGCTGTACGAAATGCTGGTTGGCTATCCGCCGTTCTTCGACGACAGCCCAATGAAGATCTACGAGAAGATCCTTGTGGGCAAGGTGCTGTTCCCACGATGGGTAGACTCGAAGGCCCGAGACTTCATCAAGGGCCTTCTATCCCTCGATCCCACGAAGCGCCTCGGCAATTTGCCCAACGGCACGGAGGACATCAAGAACCACAAGTACTTTGCGGAAGTGGACTGGAATGTAGTGCTGTCCAAGAAGATTCCCGCGCCAATCCCAGTGCGGCAACACAAGGAGGGCGATACCCACTACTTCGACAAGTACCCCGACAGCCCACTCAACCCTTTGCGCACTTTGACTCCAGCACAGCAGGACTGCTTCGCCAACTTCTGCAACGGCCAGTATACGGACGAGTAG